A region from the Tahibacter amnicola genome encodes:
- the sufD gene encoding Fe-S cluster assembly protein SufD: protein MSVPLLEGFRDSFERLPPALAGDDRLLAARRAQLDAALSGGLPGARAERWRYMPMRALERRRFESVDAPATVDAALLPDLPGPRLVFVNGHFDAALSRLENLPEGVTLQPLSTLLAGGEPRAFAHLQRTFEAADETFARLNAALATEGGVIRVASGVQCSEPVQLVLVGTANAADRATHLRHLVELGDGARLQLVEYRTGVAAHTGFINDLVQIHLQRGAALEHIRVQAEDSGASVLCRSDAVLAGETDYRRTDLELGAALSRHELNVALQGRGAAFQSHGVLLADGRRHVETRLEIDHVAPETRCDLFWRGMGADRGRGVFHGGILIRAGADGTSAHLSNKNLLLSANAEINTQPVLEIHADEVQASHGATVGQLDERALFYLRSRGLDEAQARAMLTMAFCRVALGAVKTVGLREHLDALLNRRVPGATEQGAAA, encoded by the coding sequence ATGAGCGTGCCGCTGCTGGAAGGCTTCCGCGACAGCTTCGAGCGGTTGCCGCCGGCGCTGGCCGGCGATGACAGGCTGCTCGCCGCGCGGCGCGCCCAACTGGATGCGGCACTTTCCGGGGGCCTGCCGGGCGCCCGCGCCGAACGCTGGCGCTACATGCCGATGCGCGCGCTGGAGCGTCGCCGCTTCGAGTCAGTCGATGCACCGGCAACCGTTGATGCCGCGCTGTTGCCCGACCTCCCGGGCCCGCGTCTGGTTTTCGTCAATGGCCATTTCGATGCGGCGCTGTCGCGGCTGGAAAACCTCCCGGAAGGGGTGACGTTGCAGCCGCTGTCGACGCTGCTGGCAGGAGGCGAGCCGCGCGCTTTCGCCCATCTGCAGCGCACGTTCGAGGCCGCGGATGAAACCTTTGCACGTCTCAACGCGGCACTGGCAACCGAAGGCGGTGTGATTCGCGTGGCCTCCGGCGTGCAGTGCAGCGAGCCGGTGCAACTGGTCCTCGTCGGCACTGCGAATGCGGCCGACCGGGCGACGCATCTGCGTCATCTGGTGGAACTGGGCGATGGCGCGCGTCTGCAGCTGGTGGAGTACCGCACCGGCGTGGCGGCGCACACCGGATTCATCAATGACCTGGTCCAGATTCATCTCCAGCGCGGCGCCGCGCTGGAACATATCCGCGTGCAGGCGGAAGACAGCGGCGCCAGCGTGCTTTGTCGCAGCGACGCGGTGCTGGCCGGCGAGACAGACTATCGGCGTACGGACCTGGAGCTGGGTGCGGCATTGTCGCGACACGAGCTCAATGTGGCGTTGCAGGGCAGGGGCGCGGCGTTCCAGTCGCACGGTGTGTTGCTGGCGGACGGTCGGCGTCATGTCGAGACGCGCCTGGAGATCGATCATGTGGCGCCGGAAACCCGGTGCGACCTGTTCTGGCGCGGCATGGGCGCTGATCGCGGCCGTGGCGTCTTCCATGGTGGCATCCTGATCCGTGCCGGCGCCGACGGTACCAGCGCGCACCTGTCCAACAAGAACCTGCTGCTGTCGGCCAATGCCGAGATCAACACCCAGCCGGTGCTGGAGATCCATGCGGACGAAGTGCAGGCCAGCCACGGCGCCACCGTCGGCCAGCTCGACGAACGTGCGCTGTTCTACCTGCGTTCGCGGGGCCTGGATGAGGCGCAGGCGCGCGCCATGCTGACGATGGCGTTCTGCCGCGTTGCGCTGGGTGCCGTGAAAACGGTCGGCCTGCGCGAGCACCTGGATGCGCTCCTCAACCGGCGTGTTCCGGGCGCTACGGAACAAGGAGCGGCCGCATGA
- the sufC gene encoding Fe-S cluster assembly ATPase SufC, whose translation MLKIENLHVRVAGKEILKGLNLTVKPGEVHAIMGPNGAGKSTLGNVLAGRDGYEVTAGTIDYFDKDLLDLEPEARAAEGVFLAFQYPVEIPGVNNTYFLKAALNAQRKHRGEPELDSMQFLKLVREKLRVLHISDDLLHRAVNEGFSGGEKKRNEIFQMALLEPRVAILDETDSGLDIDALKMVAEGVNHMRNPDRAFIMVTHYQRLLDYIVPDFVHVLADGRIVESGDKTLALKLEEHGYAWLRDRQVPDAVQA comes from the coding sequence ATGCTGAAGATCGAAAACCTCCACGTCCGCGTCGCCGGCAAGGAAATCCTCAAGGGCCTGAACCTCACCGTGAAGCCGGGCGAGGTGCACGCCATCATGGGCCCGAACGGTGCCGGCAAGTCCACGCTGGGCAATGTGCTGGCCGGACGCGACGGCTACGAGGTCACCGCCGGTACGATCGACTACTTCGACAAGGACCTGCTCGACCTGGAACCGGAGGCGCGCGCCGCCGAAGGCGTGTTCCTGGCGTTCCAGTACCCGGTGGAAATCCCCGGCGTGAACAACACCTATTTCCTCAAGGCGGCGCTCAATGCGCAGCGCAAGCACCGCGGCGAGCCGGAACTGGATTCGATGCAGTTTCTGAAGCTGGTGCGCGAGAAGCTGCGCGTCCTGCACATCTCCGACGACCTGCTGCACCGCGCGGTGAACGAAGGTTTTTCCGGCGGCGAGAAAAAGCGCAACGAGATTTTCCAGATGGCGCTGCTGGAACCCAGGGTGGCGATTCTGGACGAAACCGACTCGGGCCTGGATATCGACGCGCTCAAGATGGTCGCCGAAGGCGTCAACCACATGCGCAATCCCGACCGTGCTTTCATCATGGTGACGCACTACCAGCGCCTGCTGGACTACATCGTGCCGGATTTCGTCCATGTGCTGGCCGATGGTCGTATCGTCGAGAGCGGCGACAAGACACTGGCGCTGAAACTGGAAGAACACGGCTATGCCTGGCTGCGTGACCGCCAGGTGCCGGATGCGGTGCAGGCATGA
- the sufB gene encoding Fe-S cluster assembly protein SufB, with protein MATERNDIETALNRRYEAGFVTDIETEYLPPGLSEDIVRALSAKKHEPEWMTEWRVKAYRHWLTMTPPEWAKLSIGPIDFQSISYYAAPKKKPASLDEVDPKLLETYDKLGVPLHERAKLAGVAVDAVFDSVSVGTTFRKELAEAGVIFCSMSEAIREHPELVQKYLGSVVPVGDNYFAALNSAVFSDGSFVFIPRGVRCPMELSTYFRINAVNTGQFERTLIIAEDSSYVSYLEGCTAPQRDENQLHAAVVELVALDDAQIKYSTVQNWYPGDENGVGGIYNFVTKRGDCRGARSKISWTQVETGSAITWKYPSCVLRGDDSTGEFYSVALTHHRQQADTGTKMIHIGRNTKSKIISKGISAGHGQNSYRGLVKVEKSAEGARNYTQCDSLLIGKKCGAHTYPYIEVKNPGAIVEHEATTSKISEDQLFYCRSRGLGEEDAVSMIVDGFCKQVFKELPMEFAVEAKKLLEVSLEGAVG; from the coding sequence ATGGCCACCGAACGCAATGACATCGAAACCGCGCTGAACCGGCGTTATGAGGCCGGTTTCGTGACGGATATCGAAACCGAATACCTGCCGCCCGGCTTGTCCGAAGACATCGTGCGTGCGTTGTCGGCGAAGAAACACGAGCCGGAATGGATGACCGAGTGGCGGGTCAAGGCGTATCGCCACTGGCTGACCATGACGCCGCCCGAATGGGCCAAGCTGTCGATCGGTCCGATCGATTTCCAGTCGATCAGCTATTACGCGGCGCCGAAGAAAAAGCCGGCGTCGCTGGACGAGGTCGATCCGAAACTCCTGGAAACCTATGACAAGCTCGGCGTGCCGCTGCACGAGCGGGCCAAGCTCGCGGGCGTGGCCGTGGATGCGGTCTTCGACTCCGTTTCCGTCGGCACCACGTTCCGCAAGGAACTGGCCGAGGCCGGCGTGATTTTCTGCTCGATGTCCGAGGCGATCCGCGAACATCCGGAACTGGTGCAGAAGTACCTGGGCTCGGTGGTGCCGGTGGGCGACAACTACTTCGCCGCGCTCAACTCGGCGGTGTTCTCCGACGGCTCCTTCGTGTTTATTCCGCGCGGCGTGCGCTGTCCGATGGAACTGTCGACGTATTTCCGCATCAACGCCGTGAATACGGGGCAGTTCGAGCGCACCCTGATCATTGCCGAAGACAGCAGCTACGTCAGTTACCTGGAAGGCTGCACGGCGCCGCAGCGCGATGAAAACCAGTTGCACGCCGCCGTGGTGGAGCTGGTCGCGCTCGACGATGCGCAGATCAAATATTCCACCGTGCAGAACTGGTATCCCGGAGACGAAAATGGCGTCGGCGGTATCTACAACTTCGTGACCAAGCGCGGCGACTGTCGCGGTGCGCGTTCGAAGATTTCCTGGACCCAGGTCGAAACTGGTTCTGCCATCACCTGGAAATACCCCAGCTGCGTGCTGCGCGGCGATGACTCCACGGGCGAGTTCTATTCGGTGGCGCTCACCCATCACCGCCAGCAGGCCGACACCGGCACCAAGATGATCCATATCGGCCGCAACACCAAGTCGAAGATCATCTCCAAGGGCATCAGCGCCGGCCACGGGCAGAACAGCTACCGTGGCCTGGTAAAGGTGGAAAAATCCGCCGAAGGCGCACGCAACTATACCCAGTGCGATTCGCTCCTGATCGGCAAGAAGTGTGGCGCCCACACCTACCCCTACATTGAGGTGAAGAACCCGGGCGCCATCGTCGAGCACGAGGCGACGACCTCGAAAATCTCCGAAGACCAGCTCTTCTACTGTCGCTCGCGAGGACTGGGCGAGGAAGATGCCGTCTCCATGATCGTCGACGGTTTCTGCAAGCAGGTATTCAAGGAATTGCCGATGGAGTTCGCGGTGGAAGCCAAGAAACTCCTGGAAGTCAGTCTCGAAGGCGCCGTCGGCTGA
- a CDS encoding SUF system Fe-S cluster assembly regulator, which yields MLRVSKLTDYATVVMTVLAESAGEVLSAQGVAERARLELPTVAKLLKQLTHAGLVTSFRGVNGGYRIARAPDAITVAEIVIAMEGPIGMTECSAHSGLCGHEPHCGVRGNWQQINQAIETALRSVSLADMLKPQGSARLIPTPLRVALV from the coding sequence ATGCTCCGCGTCAGCAAACTCACCGACTACGCCACCGTCGTCATGACTGTGCTCGCCGAGTCCGCCGGCGAGGTGCTCAGTGCCCAGGGTGTGGCCGAACGGGCCCGCCTGGAGCTTCCCACGGTCGCCAAGCTGCTCAAGCAACTGACGCATGCCGGCCTGGTCACCTCTTTCCGGGGCGTCAACGGCGGCTACCGCATCGCGCGCGCGCCGGACGCCATCACGGTGGCCGAGATCGTCATCGCGATGGAAGGCCCCATCGGCATGACCGAGTGCAGCGCGCACAGCGGCCTGTGCGGGCACGAGCCGCACTGCGGTGTGCGCGGCAACTGGCAGCAGATTAACCAGGCCATCGAAACGGCGCTCCGCAGCGTTTCGCTGGCTGACATGTTGAAGCCCCAGGGCTCCGCACGGCTGATACCCACGCCGCTGCGGGTCGCACTGGTCTGA